From Streptomyces sp. NBC_01754, a single genomic window includes:
- a CDS encoding SpoIIE family protein phosphatase, producing MITARAAATFDPVGRSVATARAFVRDTLQGWGYTDVVDDAVVLTSELVTNAVVHAGTAADVLCLRTEDGVRIEVSDHYPEREIPLQSSGLDFGSPDREGGRGLLLCAALASRWGVEYTPAHKHVWFQLDLPERPVGIRSAGPVLPTALLPVADERVRVAVVQIDGTGAIASWNDDAVFLFGHTADQVTGKQLTDFAAWPHTPGTSTGIADALRLSRWEGSYGVRGADGRVIPVYASHLRVRDTQGAPSTVCLLVRDYERAVLQTPVRAPVDSSNESRSVDPFEVFIGSPAPDDLDGLLQRTVERARDMLDADAAFLLLATDDETELEVRATTGLPSARQRFARVPVEAGTNRYSSARMPAVHEDLAAVPGSVPLLSGTGMRSVVTVPLKVEGRLTGSLGVAAEAAGRYTNEEALRLQFAADRIALAVESARLGELERLRRGSLSFLVEASDLLAGTLDRDQTLALMAQMTVPTLATWCAVYTIADQFSEPYLSYVLHEDEERIDGLKELLVSIAPPDPVPAPGARIWPAPARAGHEAALRVSTRTLGRDAPLSMGTAARTTLATAAAVGGETVVLPLVARNRVIGMLTLGKPSEEHFRQEILELAEDLSRRAALALDNARLYSERVAISQSLQRSLLPPELPEVPNVEIEVIYRAAGEGNEVGGDFYDIFPIRDGAYGFAIGDVCGTGPEAAAVTGLARHALRLLAREGFSGPAVLERLNAAIMDEGERSRFLTLLYGELWPQEDGSALLKVVCAGHPLPLRLRQDGSVEAAADPQPLLGVMDDLELYEQELTLEPGDVLLCVTDGVTERREGSRMLGDDGLAEVLSVCTGLTAGAVAGRILRAVERFAAEPASDDMAILAMRVPEPQNF from the coding sequence GTGATCACCGCGCGTGCGGCTGCCACCTTCGATCCGGTCGGACGCTCGGTGGCGACCGCCCGCGCTTTCGTGCGCGACACCCTCCAGGGGTGGGGGTACACCGACGTCGTCGACGACGCCGTCGTCCTGACCAGCGAGCTCGTGACCAACGCGGTCGTGCATGCGGGCACCGCGGCCGACGTGCTGTGCCTGCGCACCGAGGACGGTGTGCGCATCGAGGTCTCCGACCACTATCCGGAGCGGGAGATCCCGCTGCAGAGTTCCGGCCTGGACTTCGGCAGCCCGGACCGGGAGGGCGGCCGTGGGCTGCTGCTCTGCGCCGCCCTCGCCTCACGCTGGGGCGTCGAGTACACCCCGGCGCACAAACATGTCTGGTTCCAGCTCGATCTTCCCGAGCGCCCCGTGGGGATCCGGTCCGCGGGTCCGGTCCTGCCCACCGCCCTGCTGCCGGTCGCCGACGAGCGGGTACGGGTGGCGGTCGTCCAGATCGACGGCACCGGGGCCATCGCCTCCTGGAACGACGACGCCGTCTTCCTCTTCGGTCACACGGCCGACCAGGTCACCGGCAAGCAGCTCACCGACTTCGCGGCCTGGCCGCACACCCCCGGCACCAGCACGGGCATCGCCGACGCTCTGCGGCTCTCCCGCTGGGAGGGCAGCTACGGCGTCCGGGGGGCCGACGGCCGGGTGATCCCGGTGTACGCCTCACACCTCAGGGTCCGAGACACCCAGGGCGCCCCCTCCACCGTCTGCCTCCTCGTCCGCGACTACGAGCGGGCCGTGCTCCAGACCCCGGTGCGGGCCCCCGTCGACTCCTCGAACGAGAGCCGCAGCGTGGACCCCTTCGAGGTCTTCATCGGCTCACCGGCCCCCGACGACCTCGACGGACTGCTGCAACGCACGGTCGAGCGGGCACGCGACATGCTGGACGCCGACGCGGCCTTCCTCCTGCTGGCCACCGACGACGAGACGGAGCTCGAGGTGCGGGCGACGACCGGGCTCCCCTCGGCCCGCCAGCGCTTCGCCCGTGTCCCCGTCGAGGCGGGTACCAACCGCTACAGCTCGGCCCGTATGCCCGCCGTCCACGAGGACCTCGCCGCCGTCCCCGGTTCCGTGCCGCTGCTCTCCGGCACGGGGATGCGCTCCGTCGTCACGGTCCCGCTCAAGGTCGAGGGACGGCTCACCGGTTCGCTGGGGGTGGCGGCGGAGGCGGCGGGCCGGTACACCAACGAGGAGGCGCTGCGCCTCCAGTTCGCCGCCGACCGCATCGCGCTCGCCGTGGAGTCGGCCAGGCTCGGCGAACTGGAGCGGTTGCGCCGTGGTTCGCTGTCCTTCCTCGTCGAGGCATCCGACCTGCTGGCCGGCACGCTGGACCGGGACCAGACGCTGGCGCTGATGGCCCAGATGACGGTACCGACGCTCGCCACCTGGTGCGCGGTGTACACGATCGCCGATCAGTTCTCCGAGCCGTACCTCTCCTATGTCCTGCACGAGGACGAGGAGCGCATCGACGGCCTGAAGGAGCTGCTGGTCTCCATCGCCCCACCGGACCCGGTGCCGGCCCCGGGCGCGCGGATCTGGCCCGCTCCGGCCAGAGCCGGGCACGAGGCCGCTCTGCGTGTCTCCACGCGCACGCTCGGCAGGGACGCCCCTCTGAGTATGGGCACGGCCGCGCGTACGACGCTGGCGACGGCGGCCGCGGTGGGTGGCGAGACGGTGGTTCTGCCGCTCGTCGCGCGCAACCGTGTGATCGGCATGCTCACCCTGGGCAAACCGTCCGAGGAACACTTCCGTCAGGAGATCCTGGAGCTGGCCGAGGACCTGTCCCGCCGGGCCGCCCTGGCGTTGGACAACGCCCGCCTGTACTCGGAGCGCGTCGCCATCAGCCAGTCCCTCCAGCGCAGCCTGCTGCCTCCGGAGCTGCCCGAGGTGCCCAACGTCGAGATCGAGGTGATCTACCGGGCGGCGGGCGAGGGCAACGAGGTGGGCGGCGACTTCTACGACATCTTCCCGATCCGTGACGGCGCCTACGGCTTCGCCATCGGTGACGTCTGCGGTACGGGACCTGAGGCGGCGGCGGTGACGGGCCTGGCCCGCCACGCCCTGCGCCTGCTGGCGCGTGAGGGCTTCAGCGGCCCGGCGGTACTGGAACGCCTCAACGCGGCGATCATGGACGAGGGCGAGCGCAGCCGCTTCCTCACCCTCCTGTACGGGGAGTTGTGGCCGCAGGAGGACGGCAGCGCGCTTCTGAAGGTGGTCTGCGCCGGGCACCCTCTTCCGCTGCGTCTGCGCCAGGACGGCTCCGTGGAGGCCGCTGCCGACCCTCAGCCGCTGCTGGGCGTCATGGACGACCTGGAGCTGTACGAGCAGGAACTCACCCTGGAGCCGGGCGATGTCCTGCTCTGTGTGACGGACGGGGTCACCGAACGCCGGGAAGGCTCCCGTATGTTGGGCGACGACGGCCTGGCCGAGGTCCTCTCCGTGTGCACGGGGCTGACGGCCGGCGCGGTCGCGGGCCGCATCCTGCGGGCCGTGGAGCGCTTCGCCGCCGAACCCGCCTCGGACGACATGGCGATTCTGGCCATGCGGGTCCCAGAGCCGCAGAACTTCTAG
- a CDS encoding HAMP domain-containing protein, with protein sequence MKKQRNGTIEVDAAALNRLLSALVAMRDGNFRRRLTVSGDGMLTEISAVFNEVADRNLHLTGELARVRRVVGREGKLTERLETGACEGSWAAAIDASNELVDDLARPVSEVGRVLSAVADGDLEQRMELRTHTADETVRPLRGEFLKVARTVNNLVDQLSAFTEQVTRVAVEVGTEGKLGGQAQVRGMSGSWKDLTDSVNTMAYRLTAQVRDIALVTTAVAKGDLSRKVTVHVAGEMLQLKNTVNTMVDQLSSFSSEVTRVAREVGTEGELGGQATVPGVAGVWKDLTDSVNTMAGNLTSQVRGIAEVTTAVANGDLSQKVTVSARGEVAQLAETINQMTETLRTFADEVTRVASEVGGEGLLGGQAQVPGAAGTWKDLTDSVNTVFRNLTTQVRDIAQVTTAVASGDMTQKVTVDVAGEMLELKNTVNTMVDQLQAFGSEVTRVAREVGVEGRLGGQAEVPGAAGTWKDLTDSVNTAFRNLTGQVRDIAQVTTAVANGDLSQKVTVDVAGEMLELKNTVNTMVAQLSNFADQVTRMARDVGTEGRLGGQARVDGVSGTWKELTDSVNFMAGNLTDQVRQIAQVTTAVARGDLSQKIDVDARGEILELKNTINTMVDQLSAFADQVTRVAREVGTDGRLGGQAQVPGVAGVWRDLTDSVNGMAGNLTAQVRNIAQVATAVARGDLSQKIDVDARGEILELKNTLNTMVDQLSNFAEQVTRVAREVGTEGILGGQAEVQGVSGTWKDLTQSVNGMANNLTLQVRNIAEVTTAVAKGDLSKKITVDAKGEILELVTTVNTMVDQLLNFADEVTRVAREVGTEGILGGQARVRGATGIWKDLSDNVNLMANNLTSQVRNISRVSSAVANGDLTKKVTVEARGEVAELADTVNTMVTTLSSFADEVTRVAREVGTEGELGGQARVPGVSGTWKDLTESVNSMASNLTGQVRQIATVTTAIAKGDLTKKIDIDARGEIQELKNTINTMVDQLSSFAEQVTRVAREVGTEGQLGGQARVRDVDGTWRDLTESVNEMAGNLTRQVRAIAAVATAVTRGDLNLKIDVDAAGEIQVLQDNINTMIANLRDTTLANKEQDWLKGNLARISGLMQGRRDLDDVASLIMSELTPVVSAQHGAFFLAVPTGDSDEVGAADDGKDSAYELRMRGSYGYSAGSMPTSFRPGETLIGTAAEEKRTIQVDNVPPGYLKISSGLGEAPPAHVIVLPVLFEGKVLGVIELASFQPFTHIQRDFLNQLAEMIATSVNTISVNTKTEKLLEQSQELTEQLRDRSQELENRQKALQASNAELEEKAELLAQQNRDIEVKNTEIEEARQVLEERAEQLAVSMRYKSEFLANMSHELRTPLNSLLILAKLLADNAESNLSPKQVEFAETIHGAGSDLLQLINDILDLSKVEAGKMDVSPTRIALVQLVDYVEATFRPLTAEKGLDFSVRVSPELPATLHTDEQRLLQVLRNLLSNAVKFTDSGAVELVIRPAGADVPNSIREHLLEAGSLRDADADLIAFSVTDTGIGIASSKMLVIFEAFKQADGTTSRKYGGTGLGLSISREIARLLGGEIHAASEPGRGSTFTLYLPLRPSGLPPQGYPQLVPGGLDVSQGTAEDDPYLDAAAPQTGAQPPLGDPAASAGVFRRRRKALGTAAQRPAPPNGATGSEDSASGAASEEWVREAPQDEQAPRPVFRFHGEKVLIVDDDIRNVFALTSVLEQHGLSVLYAENGREGIEVLEQHDDVTIVLMDIMMPEMDGYATTTAIRRMPQFAGLPIVALTAKAMKGDREKAIDCGASDYVTKPVDSDHLLSVMERYMRGE encoded by the coding sequence GTGAAGAAACAGCGCAATGGCACCATCGAAGTGGACGCGGCAGCGCTGAACAGACTGTTGTCGGCCCTCGTGGCGATGCGCGACGGGAACTTCCGCAGGCGGCTGACCGTCTCGGGCGACGGCATGCTCACGGAGATCTCGGCGGTCTTCAACGAGGTCGCCGACCGCAACCTCCACCTGACCGGTGAACTCGCCCGGGTACGCCGCGTGGTGGGCCGGGAGGGCAAGCTCACCGAGCGTCTGGAGACCGGTGCCTGCGAAGGCTCCTGGGCGGCCGCGATCGACGCCTCCAACGAGCTCGTCGACGACCTGGCCCGGCCCGTCTCCGAAGTCGGACGGGTACTCTCCGCGGTCGCCGACGGCGATCTCGAACAGCGGATGGAACTGCGGACGCACACGGCCGACGAGACGGTACGGCCCCTGCGCGGCGAATTCCTGAAGGTCGCCCGCACGGTCAACAACCTCGTCGACCAGCTGTCCGCGTTCACCGAGCAGGTGACGCGGGTCGCGGTCGAGGTGGGTACCGAGGGCAAGCTGGGCGGTCAGGCCCAGGTGCGGGGTATGTCCGGGTCCTGGAAGGACCTCACGGACTCCGTGAACACCATGGCGTACCGGCTGACCGCCCAGGTGCGCGACATCGCCCTGGTGACCACCGCCGTGGCCAAGGGGGACCTGTCGCGGAAGGTCACCGTCCATGTGGCCGGTGAGATGCTCCAGCTGAAGAACACCGTCAACACGATGGTCGACCAGCTGTCGTCGTTCTCCTCGGAGGTCACCCGGGTCGCCCGTGAGGTGGGTACCGAAGGCGAGCTGGGCGGCCAGGCGACGGTGCCGGGGGTGGCCGGGGTCTGGAAGGACCTCACCGACTCCGTCAACACGATGGCGGGCAACCTCACCTCCCAGGTGCGGGGCATCGCCGAGGTGACGACGGCCGTCGCCAACGGCGACCTGTCGCAGAAGGTCACGGTGAGCGCCCGCGGCGAGGTCGCCCAGCTCGCCGAGACGATCAACCAGATGACCGAGACGCTGCGCACCTTCGCCGACGAGGTGACACGTGTGGCGAGCGAGGTCGGGGGCGAGGGACTCCTCGGCGGCCAGGCCCAGGTGCCGGGCGCGGCGGGCACCTGGAAGGACCTCACCGATTCGGTGAACACGGTCTTCCGGAACCTGACGACGCAGGTGCGGGACATCGCCCAGGTGACCACGGCCGTCGCCAGCGGTGACATGACGCAGAAGGTCACCGTCGACGTGGCCGGCGAGATGCTGGAACTGAAGAACACCGTCAACACGATGGTGGACCAGCTCCAGGCGTTCGGTTCGGAGGTGACCCGGGTCGCCCGTGAGGTGGGCGTCGAGGGCCGGCTGGGCGGCCAGGCCGAGGTGCCGGGGGCCGCGGGGACGTGGAAGGACCTCACCGATTCGGTGAACACGGCCTTCCGTAACCTGACCGGCCAGGTCCGTGACATCGCCCAGGTGACGACCGCCGTGGCCAACGGCGACCTCTCGCAGAAGGTCACGGTCGACGTGGCCGGCGAGATGCTGGAGCTGAAGAACACCGTCAACACCATGGTGGCGCAGCTGTCCAACTTCGCCGATCAGGTGACGCGGATGGCGCGTGACGTGGGCACGGAGGGCCGCCTCGGCGGTCAGGCGCGCGTCGACGGCGTCTCGGGCACGTGGAAGGAACTCACCGACTCCGTCAACTTCATGGCGGGCAACCTCACCGATCAGGTGCGGCAGATCGCCCAGGTGACGACGGCGGTGGCGCGGGGCGACCTGTCGCAGAAGATCGATGTGGACGCCCGGGGCGAGATCCTGGAGCTGAAGAACACCATCAACACGATGGTCGACCAGCTCTCCGCCTTCGCCGACCAGGTCACCCGGGTGGCCCGTGAGGTGGGCACCGACGGGCGGCTGGGCGGCCAGGCGCAGGTGCCGGGCGTGGCCGGCGTGTGGCGTGACCTGACCGACTCGGTGAACGGCATGGCGGGGAATCTGACCGCCCAGGTCCGCAACATCGCCCAGGTGGCCACGGCGGTGGCGCGGGGCGACCTGTCGCAGAAGATCGACGTGGACGCCCGGGGCGAGATCCTGGAGCTGAAGAACACCCTCAACACCATGGTCGACCAGCTCTCGAACTTCGCCGAGCAGGTGACCAGGGTCGCCCGCGAGGTGGGCACCGAGGGCATCCTCGGGGGACAGGCCGAGGTGCAGGGCGTCTCGGGTACGTGGAAGGACCTCACCCAGTCCGTCAACGGCATGGCGAACAACCTCACCCTCCAGGTGCGCAACATCGCGGAGGTGACCACCGCCGTCGCCAAGGGGGACCTCTCCAAGAAGATCACCGTCGACGCCAAGGGCGAGATCCTCGAACTGGTGACGACGGTCAACACGATGGTCGACCAGCTGCTCAACTTCGCCGACGAGGTGACGAGGGTCGCCCGTGAGGTGGGGACCGAGGGCATCCTGGGCGGGCAGGCCCGGGTGCGCGGGGCGACGGGCATCTGGAAGGACCTCAGCGACAACGTCAACCTGATGGCCAACAACCTGACCAGCCAGGTGCGCAACATCTCCCGGGTCTCCTCCGCGGTCGCCAACGGTGACCTGACGAAGAAGGTCACCGTCGAGGCGCGCGGGGAGGTCGCCGAACTCGCCGACACCGTCAACACGATGGTGACGACCCTCTCCTCGTTCGCCGACGAGGTGACCCGGGTGGCCCGCGAGGTGGGCACCGAGGGCGAGCTGGGCGGGCAGGCGCGTGTCCCGGGTGTCTCGGGCACCTGGAAGGACCTCACCGAGTCGGTGAACTCGATGGCGTCCAACCTGACCGGACAGGTACGCCAGATCGCCACGGTCACCACGGCCATCGCCAAGGGCGACCTCACGAAGAAGATCGACATCGACGCGCGGGGTGAGATCCAGGAGCTGAAGAACACCATCAACACGATGGTCGACCAGCTCTCGTCCTTCGCCGAGCAGGTGACCCGGGTGGCCCGGGAAGTGGGTACCGAGGGCCAGTTGGGCGGACAGGCCCGGGTACGCGACGTCGACGGCACCTGGCGCGACCTCACCGAGTCGGTGAACGAGATGGCCGGCAACCTCACCCGTCAGGTGCGCGCCATCGCGGCGGTCGCCACCGCGGTGACGCGGGGCGACCTGAACCTCAAGATCGACGTCGACGCGGCCGGCGAGATCCAGGTGCTTCAGGACAACATCAACACGATGATCGCCAACCTGCGCGACACCACGCTGGCCAACAAGGAGCAGGACTGGCTCAAGGGCAACCTCGCCCGGATCTCCGGCCTGATGCAGGGTCGCCGGGACCTGGACGACGTGGCCTCCCTGATCATGAGCGAGCTGACTCCGGTCGTCTCGGCCCAGCACGGGGCGTTCTTCCTCGCCGTGCCCACCGGCGACAGCGACGAGGTGGGCGCGGCCGACGACGGCAAGGACAGCGCGTACGAGCTGCGGATGCGCGGCAGTTACGGCTATTCGGCGGGCTCGATGCCGACGTCCTTCCGGCCCGGCGAGACGCTCATCGGCACGGCGGCCGAGGAGAAGCGGACGATCCAGGTGGACAACGTGCCGCCCGGGTACCTGAAGATCTCCTCCGGACTCGGTGAGGCGCCCCCGGCCCACGTGATCGTGCTGCCGGTGCTCTTCGAGGGCAAGGTCCTCGGGGTGATCGAACTGGCCTCGTTCCAGCCGTTCACCCACATCCAGCGGGACTTCCTCAACCAGCTGGCCGAGATGATCGCGACGAGCGTCAACACCATCAGCGTCAACACGAAGACCGAGAAGCTCCTCGAACAGTCCCAGGAGCTCACCGAGCAGCTCCGGGACCGCTCCCAGGAGCTGGAGAACCGGCAGAAGGCGCTCCAGGCGTCCAACGCCGAACTGGAGGAGAAGGCCGAGCTGCTGGCGCAGCAGAACCGCGACATCGAGGTGAAGAACACCGAGATCGAGGAGGCCCGGCAGGTCCTGGAGGAGCGTGCCGAACAGCTCGCGGTCTCGATGCGTTACAAGTCGGAGTTCCTGGCCAACATGTCGCACGAGCTGCGCACCCCGCTCAACTCGCTGCTCATCCTGGCCAAGCTGCTCGCCGACAACGCCGAGAGCAACCTCTCGCCGAAGCAGGTGGAGTTCGCCGAGACGATCCACGGGGCCGGCTCCGACCTGCTCCAGCTGATCAACGACATCCTGGACCTGTCCAAGGTCGAGGCGGGCAAGATGGACGTCAGCCCGACCCGGATCGCGCTGGTCCAGCTGGTCGACTACGTGGAGGCGACCTTCCGGCCCCTCACCGCGGAGAAGGGCCTCGACTTCTCCGTACGGGTCTCCCCGGAGCTCCCGGCCACGCTGCACACCGACGAGCAGCGGCTGCTCCAGGTTCTGCGCAACCTGCTCTCCAACGCGGTGAAGTTCACCGACAGCGGTGCCGTGGAACTGGTGATCCGGCCGGCCGGCGCGGACGTGCCGAACTCCATCAGGGAGCACCTGCTGGAGGCGGGTTCGCTCCGGGACGCCGACGCCGACCTCATCGCGTTCTCCGTCACCGACACCGGGATCGGTATCGCGTCGAGCAAGATGCTGGTCATCTTCGAGGCGTTCAAACAGGCGGACGGCACGACCAGCCGCAAGTACGGGGGCACCGGGCTCGGGCTCTCCATCAGCCGGGAGATCGCCCGTCTGCTGGGCGGCGAGATCCACGCCGCGAGCGAACCGGGCCGCGGATCGACGTTCACGCTGTACCTGCCGCTGCGTCCGAGCGGGCTGCCGCCGCAGGGGTACCCGCAGCTGGTGCCCGGGGGGCTCGACGTCTCCCAGGGCACCGCCGAGGACGACCCGTACCTGGACGCGGCGGCCCCGCAGACCGGCGCCCAGCCGCCCCTGGGTGATCCGGCGGCGTCCGCCGGGGTGTTCCGGCGCCGGCGCAAGGCCCTGGGCACGGCGGCACAGCGCCCGGCTCCGCCGAACGGCGCCACCGGCTCGGAGGACTCCGCCTCGGGCGCCGCCTCCGAGGAGTGGGTGCGGGAGGCGCCGCAGGACGAGCAGGCACCCCGGCCGGTCTTCCGGTTCCACGGGGAGAAGGTGCTGATCGTCGACGACGACATCCGCAACGTCTTCGCGCTCACCAGCGTGCTGGAGCAGCACGGCCTGTCGGTGCTGTACGCGGAGAACGGGCGCGAGGGCATCGAAGTCCTGGAGCAGCACGACGATGTGACGATCGTGCTGATGGACATCATGATGCCCGAGATGGACGGCTACGCCACGACGACGGCGATCCGCCGGATGCCGCAGTTCGCCGGGCTGCCGATCGTCGCGCTGACCGCGAAGGCGATGAAGGGGGACCGGGAGAAGGCGATCGACTGCGGAGCCTCCGACTATGTCACCAAGCCTGTCGATTCCGACCACTTGTTGTCGGTGATGGAACGGTATATGCGCGGAGAGTGA